A single Anopheles funestus chromosome 2RL, idAnoFuneDA-416_04, whole genome shotgun sequence DNA region contains:
- the LOC125760488 gene encoding protein FAM177A1: MTKVEIPLKNKSDPSETFIQNEKDVEVRVRAPKKVLHFSDGTLEEFSDDEEDQVDKSEPVSVDESKLNWGEWMRYKTCKLGNTVLAGCDYVGEGLASFLGITTPKYSYEIEEFKRMQAEQQAEDRAIQTFVEQNRPQNACHSVSQAPSATNSTANPTNCKDSSEVCVENEIQKF, encoded by the exons ATGACGAAGGTGGAAATTCCGCTCAAGAACAAATCGGACCCATCGGAAACATTCATTCAAAACGAGAAGGACGTTGAGGTGCGGGTACGGGCACCAAAAAAGGTGTTGCATTTTAGCGATGGCACGCTGGAAGAGTTTAGCGACGATGAGGAGGATCAGGTCGATAAATCAGAACCAGTATCAGTGGATGAG TCGAAACTGAACTGGGGCGAATGGATGCGTTACAAAACGTGCAAGCTGGGAAACACCGTGCTGGCTGGATGTGATTACGTCGGTGAAGGACTCGCATCGTTCCTGGGCATTACGACACCGAAGTACAGCTATGAGATCGAAGAATTCAAACGAATGCAAGCGGAACAGCAGGCCGAAGATCGTGCAATCCAAACGTTCGTGGAACAAAACCGTCCTCAGAATGCGTGCCATAGTGTTTCACAAGCACCATCCGCTACAAACTCGACGGCCAATCCCACGAACTGCAAGGACAGTAGTGAAGTTTGTGTGGAAAacgaaattcaaaaattttga